One stretch of Lathamus discolor isolate bLatDis1 unplaced genomic scaffold, bLatDis1.hap1 Scaffold_186, whole genome shotgun sequence DNA includes these proteins:
- the LOC136006418 gene encoding E3 ubiquitin-protein ligase RBBP6-like gives MSCIHYKFFSKLNYDTVTFGGLNISLCDLKCKIMRKEKLKAANCDLQISNAQTKEEYTEDALIPKNSLVIVKRIPAGGVKATRKTDVTSQTEPASRTSEAVCKNPPSPFFLHTALNSKQCSFVLIFQTLSSSVLQ, from the exons ATGTCTTGCATCCACTACAAgttcttctccaagctgaactaTGACACGGTCACCTTCGGTGGCCTCAACATCTCCCTTTGCGACCTCAAGTGCAAGATCATGCGCAAGGAGAAGCTGAAGGCAGCCAACTGTGATCTGCAGATCAGCAATGCCCAGACCAAAGAAG AATACACAGAAGATGCCCTGATTCCTAAAAACTCTTTGgtaattgttaaaagaatcccTGCTGGAGGAGTTAAAGCTACGCGCAAAACAGATGTTAC AAGTCAAACCGAGCCAGCGAGCAGAACATCAGAAGCAGTATGTAAAAACCCACCCTCACCCTTTTTTCTACACACTGCACTGAATTCTAAACAATGTAGCTTTGTGTTAATTTTCCAAACATTAAGTTCATCTGTCCTCCAGTAA